One genomic window of Methanosalsum zhilinae DSM 4017 includes the following:
- the cas6e gene encoding type I-E CRISPR-associated protein Cas6/Cse3/CasE, with translation MTKAEILPDKVFDKDVWNKLQNTYSIHQLVWSLFSKKPDDKRDFLYRYEFNRNVPTFYVVSKSIPANNLSYFNIDVKTYDPKINPGQHFLFSLRANPVVTKRDENGKQKRHDVVMDEKYRLQSEKLNSSKLPPISEIAHEKGLEWLNKKGLKNGFTFDWRNVRADGYQTHNFKKPKGSGQIKISTLDFDGMIQVTDMESFTNALFNGIGPAKSFGCGLMLVKPIR, from the coding sequence ATGACAAAGGCAGAAATTCTCCCGGACAAAGTTTTTGATAAAGATGTCTGGAATAAACTGCAAAACACGTATAGTATACATCAACTTGTTTGGTCGCTCTTTTCAAAAAAGCCAGACGATAAGAGAGATTTTTTATACCGCTATGAATTTAATAGGAATGTTCCTACTTTTTACGTAGTTTCAAAGAGTATTCCTGCTAATAATTTGTCTTATTTCAATATTGATGTAAAAACATATGATCCAAAAATAAATCCTGGTCAACATTTTCTTTTTTCACTCAGGGCCAATCCGGTTGTTACTAAGAGGGATGAAAATGGAAAACAAAAAAGACATGATGTGGTGATGGATGAAAAATATAGGCTTCAAAGTGAGAAACTAAATAGTAGTAAACTTCCACCGATTTCAGAAATTGCACATGAAAAAGGTTTGGAGTGGCTAAATAAAAAAGGTCTCAAAAATGGCTTTACTTTTGATTGGAGAAACGTAAGAGCTGATGGATACCAGACCCACAATTTCAAAAAACCTAAAGGTAGTGGCCAAATTAAAATTAGTACACTTGATTTTGATGGTATGATTCAAGTTACAGACATGGAATCTTTCACAAATGCATTGTTTAATGGTATTGGTCCAGCAAAAAGCTTTGGATGTGGCCTCATGTTAGTTAAACCAATTCGATGA
- a CDS encoding YggS family pyridoxal phosphate-dependent enzyme: MSVDENVKRIFEEVGDATLICVTKTVEPARINEAIRAGVTIIGENRVQEFEEKRDKILPCEVHFIGHLQTNKVKRAVQLFDVIQSADSMKVLKKINKRARAIDKIQMVFLQVNIGNEPQKHGLGLDEIKQVIPEIASLKNVCVKGLMCIPPYVSPEQARPYFRKMKSLFDELKQENRDNIDIQELSMGMSNDYMVAIEEGATMVRVGSAIFGEREY; this comes from the coding sequence ATGTCAGTGGATGAAAATGTAAAACGGATCTTTGAAGAGGTTGGAGATGCAACTCTTATCTGTGTCACCAAGACTGTTGAGCCTGCAAGGATAAACGAAGCCATCAGGGCAGGTGTTACCATCATAGGAGAGAACCGTGTTCAGGAATTTGAGGAAAAACGCGATAAGATCCTGCCATGTGAGGTACATTTTATAGGACATTTACAGACCAATAAGGTCAAAAGAGCGGTCCAGCTATTTGATGTAATTCAGTCTGCAGATTCCATGAAAGTGTTAAAGAAGATAAATAAAAGAGCCAGGGCTATTGATAAAATACAGATGGTTTTTCTCCAGGTCAATATAGGCAATGAACCGCAAAAGCATGGGCTGGGACTGGATGAGATAAAACAGGTTATACCTGAAATTGCTTCTCTCAAAAATGTTTGTGTAAAAGGGCTCATGTGTATACCCCCTTATGTATCTCCTGAACAGGCACGTCCATATTTCAGGAAGATGAAATCCCTTTTCGATGAGCTGAAACAGGAAAACAGGGATAACATAGACATCCAGGAGCTATCAATGGGCATGTCCAATGATTACATGGTTGCCATCGAAGAAGGTGCCACCATGGTACGGGTAGGCTCTGCAATATTTGGGGAGAGGGAGTACTGA
- the cas5e gene encoding type I-E CRISPR-associated protein Cas5/CasD: MKDYLIFRIYAPIASWGDIAIGTHRPTFDHPSKSAIFGLLAAALGIDRDDDEAHLKLNSSYNYGVLVNSHGNMLRDYHTSQVPGKSKKTHSSRKEELETDDNNLNTIISTRDYYSDCLYTIILSSKSEEPPYPFSMLIDKLNNPSFNLYLGRKSCPLSLPLDPKVVSASNMKEALLITDFRDRIFIPELNSSQNCRFYWEDPDENIDSDQVISKYDEILSRKRWQFSRRNEYYAMVNMEN; this comes from the coding sequence ATGAAAGATTATTTAATTTTCCGGATATATGCACCAATAGCATCTTGGGGAGATATTGCGATAGGTACACACAGACCAACGTTTGACCATCCTTCAAAATCTGCAATTTTTGGGTTGCTAGCAGCTGCTTTGGGCATTGATAGAGATGATGATGAAGCTCATTTAAAATTAAATTCATCTTACAATTATGGTGTTTTAGTAAATTCTCATGGAAATATGTTGCGAGACTATCACACATCTCAAGTACCTGGGAAAAGTAAAAAGACTCATTCTTCAAGAAAAGAAGAATTAGAAACGGATGATAATAATTTGAACACCATTATCTCTACACGGGACTATTATAGTGACTGTCTGTATACTATTATTTTATCCTCAAAGAGTGAGGAGCCACCCTACCCATTTTCAATGTTAATCGATAAACTAAATAACCCGAGTTTCAACCTATATCTCGGTAGAAAGTCCTGTCCACTATCTCTGCCTTTAGATCCAAAGGTAGTTTCAGCAAGTAATATGAAAGAAGCGCTATTGATCACCGATTTCAGAGATAGAATTTTTATACCAGAGCTAAACTCATCTCAAAATTGTAGATTTTATTGGGAGGATCCTGATGAAAATATAGATTCGGATCAAGTAATCTCCAAATATGATGAGATACTCAGTCGTAAAAGATGGCAATTCTCTAGAAGGAATGAATATTATGCAATGGTTAATATGGAGAATTAA
- a CDS encoding DUF2023 family protein — MKTLTEELLKTHLHGNMQVFRHHIYEYQKGLRHLILHTTSQCFEDEIISLLEKKRIDYLIQPASGKKINVFFGDRRCIEVLNRIGRKNLSRFTDEEDFILGIMLGYDRLKQCERYLERKNKNGIIEPLVG, encoded by the coding sequence TTGAAAACCCTAACAGAAGAACTGCTAAAAACACACCTTCACGGAAATATGCAGGTATTTCGACATCACATCTATGAATACCAGAAAGGTCTCAGGCACCTGATTCTGCACACAACCAGTCAATGTTTTGAAGATGAGATTATCAGCCTGCTTGAAAAGAAGAGAATAGACTACCTGATACAGCCAGCTTCCGGAAAGAAAATAAATGTATTTTTCGGAGACCGAAGATGCATTGAAGTACTTAACCGGATTGGAAGAAAGAATCTTTCACGATTCACAGATGAGGAGGATTTCATACTTGGAATAATGCTTGGATATGACCGTCTGAAACAGTGTGAACGATACCTTGAACGGAAAAATAAGAACGGAATAATTGAACCTCTCGTGGGATAA
- the cas2e gene encoding type I-E CRISPR-associated endoribonuclease Cas2e has product MLVIVTENIPDRLRGRLAVRLLEIRAGVYIGNYSVKVRTMILEEIRESIEEGNVVVAWNAPNEQGFDFVTFGNNRRIPKEMDGIKLISFLPEMEIEDA; this is encoded by the coding sequence ATGCTGGTCATCGTAACTGAAAATATACCTGATAGATTAAGAGGTAGGCTGGCAGTCAGGCTACTAGAAATAAGAGCTGGAGTGTACATTGGGAACTATTCTGTGAAAGTACGAACAATGATTTTAGAAGAAATTAGAGAGAGTATTGAAGAAGGAAATGTGGTTGTTGCTTGGAATGCACCTAATGAACAAGGCTTTGATTTTGTTACATTTGGTAATAATAGACGTATACCAAAAGAAATGGATGGGATTAAATTAATATCTTTTTTACCAGAAATGGAGATTGAAGATGCATAA
- the cas7e gene encoding type I-E CRISPR-associated protein Cas7/Cse4/CasC: MSKFVQIHTLVSYPPSNLNRDDLGRPKTAIMGGTQRLRISSQSLKRAWRTSDIFKEKLDGNIGIRTKSMGVSVFKALTNGFTLKDFLNNGFNSDKVNNPVEESVAKEWAKAIADVFGKIKKENKNNPLAELEIEQLAHFSPEEITSIDELMSQIAQEQKKPSKEDIKKLDLLKQKHTAVDIAMFGRMLASDTMYNTEAAVQVSHAITANKVAVEDDYFTAVDDLNKGEENMGSGHLGENEFGSGLFYTYICVDKDLLESNLGGDKNLVSNSLKALIEAASKVSPTGKQNSFASRSYASYVMVEKGNQQPRSLAVSYLKSITGDDMLKDAIDKLETTKAKMDQVYGPCADEVKTMNVYTGEGNMSELMDFISN; this comes from the coding sequence ATGTCAAAATTTGTACAAATACACACTTTAGTATCGTATCCTCCTTCCAATCTTAATAGAGATGATCTTGGGAGACCAAAAACTGCTATAATGGGTGGTACTCAAAGATTGAGGATATCTTCGCAGAGTCTAAAAAGAGCATGGAGAACATCTGATATATTCAAAGAAAAACTTGATGGAAATATCGGAATTAGAACCAAAAGTATGGGTGTGAGTGTTTTCAAAGCATTAACAAATGGCTTCACACTAAAAGATTTTTTAAATAACGGTTTTAACTCCGATAAGGTTAACAATCCTGTAGAGGAAAGTGTAGCAAAAGAATGGGCAAAAGCAATTGCTGATGTTTTTGGAAAAATCAAAAAAGAAAATAAAAATAATCCACTTGCTGAACTGGAGATCGAGCAACTTGCTCATTTCAGCCCAGAAGAAATAACATCAATAGATGAATTAATGTCACAAATAGCCCAAGAACAAAAAAAACCTTCTAAAGAAGATATTAAAAAACTGGATTTATTGAAACAAAAGCATACGGCAGTTGATATTGCGATGTTTGGACGTATGCTTGCATCGGATACAATGTATAATACAGAAGCTGCGGTTCAAGTATCTCATGCCATCACTGCCAACAAAGTTGCCGTTGAAGATGACTATTTCACTGCTGTTGACGACCTGAACAAAGGTGAAGAAAACATGGGATCGGGGCACCTTGGAGAGAATGAGTTTGGTTCTGGTTTATTTTATACATATATATGTGTTGATAAGGATTTATTGGAATCAAACTTAGGCGGTGATAAGAATTTAGTATCCAACTCTCTAAAGGCGTTGATAGAAGCTGCTTCTAAAGTTTCACCCACTGGTAAACAAAATAGCTTTGCTTCAAGATCCTATGCATCTTATGTGATGGTAGAAAAAGGAAATCAACAGCCACGGAGTTTGGCAGTGTCATACTTAAAATCTATTACTGGTGATGACATGCTGAAGGATGCTATTGATAAATTGGAAACTACAAAAGCGAAGATGGATCAAGTGTATGGCCCATGTGCAGACGAAGTTAAGACGATGAATGTTTACACTGGTGAAGGCAATATGTCAGAACTAATGGATTTTATCAGTAACTAA
- the cas1e gene encoding type I-E CRISPR-associated endonuclease Cas1e: MLRKPKPISIKERFSLLFLEKGELDVINGSFVLIDKNGVRVQIPVGGIACLMLEPGTRVSHKAAALASDVGCLLIWVGEAGVRLYSAGQPGGARADRLLYQAKLALDEELRKKVVRKMYSIRFNEVLPDEYSIEQMRGMEAARVKKLYQIIAKQYGVEWKGRKYDPNNWDNSDIQNKCLSSATSCIYGVTEAAILAAGYSPAVGFIHTGKPRSFVYDIADLFKFETVVPIAFRIASENHSNYERAVRLECRNSFRETRLLKKIIPTIEEVLAAGDIDIPKTPSDSVPPAIPNKEGIGDAGHRN; this comes from the coding sequence ATGCTACGCAAACCAAAACCTATATCGATAAAAGAAAGATTTTCTTTACTTTTTCTTGAAAAAGGAGAGCTTGATGTAATTAACGGATCTTTTGTACTAATAGATAAAAATGGAGTACGTGTACAAATACCTGTAGGTGGCATAGCTTGTTTGATGCTGGAACCTGGGACGCGAGTATCACATAAAGCTGCTGCTCTTGCTTCAGATGTTGGGTGTTTACTTATATGGGTTGGAGAAGCTGGTGTGCGTCTTTATTCAGCAGGACAGCCGGGTGGTGCTAGAGCAGACCGTTTATTGTATCAAGCAAAACTTGCATTGGATGAAGAGCTTAGAAAAAAAGTAGTTCGAAAAATGTATTCCATAAGATTCAACGAAGTTCTTCCAGATGAATATAGTATAGAACAGATGAGAGGCATGGAAGCTGCTCGTGTAAAAAAACTTTATCAAATTATTGCAAAACAATATGGTGTTGAATGGAAAGGTCGTAAATATGACCCCAACAACTGGGATAACAGTGACATTCAAAATAAATGTTTAAGCTCAGCAACCTCATGTATCTATGGTGTCACAGAAGCTGCAATCCTTGCAGCAGGATATTCTCCAGCTGTTGGTTTTATTCATACAGGCAAACCACGTTCATTTGTTTATGATATAGCAGACCTTTTCAAATTCGAAACTGTTGTACCAATTGCATTTAGAATAGCTTCAGAAAACCATTCTAATTATGAAAGAGCCGTTAGATTGGAATGTAGAAACTCTTTCAGAGAAACTAGACTACTCAAAAAAATAATACCAACGATTGAAGAAGTGCTTGCAGCCGGAGATATTGACATCCCAAAGACACCATCTGACTCAGTTCCTCCCGCGATTCCAAATAAAGAGGGGATAGGCGATGCTGGTCATCGTAACTGA
- the casA gene encoding type I-E CRISPR-associated protein Cse1/CasA: MTFNLIYDKWIGVKRADGTAEKIAPWEITTNIETNPIVSINTPRPDFNGSMMQFLIGLVQTTISPKDDRTWRKHFLRPPTPEQLKESFSSVSSAFNFDENGSGLFMQDYELNIDSKKSRVDSLLMEMPGDNTLKNNADHFLKRDSVTKMCPTCCAMALFNLQLNAPSGGAGHRTSLRGGGPLTTLILGENLWHHVWLNIVVEDNFTQLGDVSHTDLSDIFPWMGPTRTSEPRTGVITTPMDVSPKQMYWGMPRRIKIDFEQREDGECDICSESCDSLITKYITKNYGVNYEGNWAHTLSPHREEKSQLLPRHPQPGGITYRYWVGLVQHDSSDSYHPALVVDEFFKRPRNLSEVFQHSPRLWAFGFDFDNMKVRSWYESTMPLITVNENIRKKYEITVERLVTCAEVIKNNTRSCVKNAIVPKSSSSGELSHIDSQFWYRTEAEFYSFVDVISKQSDDEALINQVKLDWLKYLSKQSLNLFDEYTNPAQQSIVNPKKVATSRRNLRNYNSQKNKQVIKALGLST; the protein is encoded by the coding sequence ATGACATTCAATTTAATTTACGATAAATGGATTGGTGTAAAGAGAGCTGATGGTACTGCAGAAAAAATTGCACCATGGGAGATTACAACTAATATTGAAACTAATCCTATAGTCTCAATAAATACTCCACGGCCCGATTTTAATGGTTCTATGATGCAATTTTTGATTGGACTGGTTCAAACAACCATTTCTCCAAAGGATGATAGAACGTGGAGAAAACATTTTTTAAGACCTCCTACACCTGAACAATTGAAAGAATCGTTTTCTTCAGTTTCTTCTGCATTCAACTTTGATGAAAATGGGTCGGGTTTATTCATGCAAGATTATGAATTAAATATCGATTCAAAAAAATCCAGAGTAGATTCTCTGTTAATGGAAATGCCTGGAGACAATACTTTAAAAAACAATGCAGATCATTTTCTAAAGCGTGATAGTGTAACCAAGATGTGTCCAACATGTTGTGCTATGGCACTTTTCAATTTACAATTAAATGCACCATCTGGTGGTGCCGGTCACCGTACTTCATTAAGAGGTGGTGGACCACTAACTACTCTCATACTTGGCGAGAATTTATGGCACCATGTCTGGCTCAATATTGTTGTTGAAGATAACTTTACTCAATTAGGAGATGTCAGTCACACAGATCTCTCAGATATCTTTCCTTGGATGGGGCCTACAAGGACAAGTGAACCAAGAACTGGTGTAATCACAACACCTATGGATGTAAGCCCAAAGCAAATGTATTGGGGGATGCCTCGAAGAATCAAGATTGATTTTGAGCAAAGAGAAGATGGTGAATGTGATATTTGTAGTGAATCGTGTGACAGTTTAATCACAAAATACATTACAAAAAACTATGGTGTTAATTATGAAGGTAATTGGGCACATACTTTATCTCCACATCGTGAAGAAAAGTCACAGTTGCTCCCAAGACATCCACAGCCAGGCGGTATTACGTATAGATATTGGGTAGGGCTAGTCCAGCACGATAGTAGTGATTCATATCACCCCGCTTTAGTGGTCGATGAGTTCTTTAAAAGACCAAGAAATTTAAGTGAAGTGTTTCAGCATTCACCTAGACTGTGGGCATTTGGCTTTGATTTTGATAATATGAAAGTACGTAGTTGGTATGAAAGCACCATGCCACTTATAACTGTAAATGAAAACATTAGAAAGAAATATGAAATTACTGTTGAAAGGTTGGTTACATGTGCTGAAGTGATAAAAAATAATACAAGAAGTTGTGTTAAAAACGCCATAGTACCAAAGTCGAGTAGCTCGGGTGAACTATCACATATAGATTCGCAGTTTTGGTATAGGACAGAAGCCGAATTCTACTCGTTTGTTGATGTTATATCAAAACAAAGTGATGATGAAGCACTTATTAACCAAGTCAAACTTGATTGGCTCAAATACTTATCAAAGCAATCCTTGAATTTGTTTGATGAATATACGAATCCGGCTCAACAGAGTATAGTAAACCCTAAAAAAGTAGCTACTTCTCGCCGTAATCTTAGAAATTATAATTCTCAAAAGAACAAACAAGTCATTAAGGCTTTAGGTCTATCAACATAA
- the casB gene encoding type I-E CRISPR-associated protein Cse2/CasB yields the protein MKSSLEQEDVCKIVIQWWKDLENRKADRANLRRCHDLSEVVFTPSYHYLWHQLSNLGFKNKRAVALLAGVLAHVKENDTNNTFAGQMAKTKDGSKPKVSELRFRRVLTIDEREELFIYLVRLIKLMNGNVNICNLANSIYWWNDITKKNWAFEYYDKLSN from the coding sequence ATGAAAAGTTCATTAGAACAAGAAGATGTTTGTAAAATTGTAATTCAGTGGTGGAAGGACCTGGAAAACAGAAAAGCGGATAGAGCTAATCTTCGTAGATGCCACGACCTGAGCGAGGTTGTATTCACTCCATCTTATCACTATCTATGGCACCAGCTAAGTAATTTAGGTTTTAAGAACAAAAGAGCAGTAGCACTTCTTGCAGGTGTCTTAGCTCATGTCAAAGAAAATGATACTAATAACACATTTGCAGGTCAAATGGCAAAAACCAAAGATGGCTCAAAACCAAAAGTAAGTGAACTGAGGTTTAGAAGGGTCTTGACAATCGATGAAAGAGAAGAACTCTTCATTTATCTTGTTAGGTTAATAAAACTCATGAATGGGAATGTCAACATATGTAATCTTGCTAATAGTATCTATTGGTGGAATGATATTACTAAAAAGAACTGGGCTTTTGAATACTATGACAAATTATCAAATTAA
- a CDS encoding sensor histidine kinase — MNIIPLLVFFSFIFYIYFSIHTLKLDPNSRLNQIFSVMCIIMGIWAFGYTFMIPAATAETAMFWRKISAIGWCIIYSLILHFSLVLTGREDILKRWWTYPVIYSPGIFFAYYYISDRGMSIQNFVETDLGWTYLYSINMGILDWAFHLYYTIYVLAAIILIWQWSGVAKFMREKKQAYIIVSTFAVVFLFGVITDNILPILGKAVVPPIAIVFTLIPAYALHYSIRRYRFLAMSPKNTINDIIENMSDGLLLLDENGRITMANPRALNLLGYSKVEIISRPIESILADANASSIYSIKDDKNKNIIQNLEKEILTKDNTKLSVLISASLIKDDWGELLGMTFIFHDITERKKMEEMHLKEVHHRIKNNLQVIASLLNLQSRNFEDETIKSAFRDSQNRVRSMSLAHEKLYRSPDLASIEVSDYIKNLTDNIFQTYSTGNNRIKLDIQADKEYLQIDKIVPVGLILNELITNSFKYAFPENEEGIISIKFVIKGSEYILEVKDDGIGMPDNFDIDSSSSLGLKVVNMLVQQLEGTIEYNISSGTGYIISFPNN; from the coding sequence ATGAACATAATCCCGTTACTTGTTTTTTTCAGCTTTATATTTTACATATATTTCAGCATACACACTCTAAAACTTGATCCAAACAGCAGGCTCAATCAGATATTTTCGGTCATGTGTATAATCATGGGAATCTGGGCTTTTGGTTACACATTCATGATCCCTGCAGCAACTGCTGAAACTGCTATGTTCTGGAGAAAGATATCAGCTATTGGATGGTGTATCATATACAGTTTGATACTGCATTTTTCACTGGTATTGACTGGAAGAGAAGATATATTGAAGAGATGGTGGACTTACCCGGTAATATATTCTCCAGGAATTTTTTTTGCTTACTACTATATATCAGACAGAGGAATGTCCATCCAGAATTTTGTAGAGACTGATCTTGGCTGGACATACCTGTACTCAATCAATATGGGAATTCTTGACTGGGCATTCCATCTGTACTATACCATATATGTACTTGCAGCAATCATTCTTATCTGGCAGTGGAGTGGAGTAGCTAAGTTCATGCGTGAGAAAAAGCAGGCATACATTATTGTTTCAACTTTTGCAGTCGTATTTTTATTCGGAGTTATCACTGACAACATACTGCCCATATTAGGCAAAGCTGTCGTTCCTCCGATTGCAATAGTGTTTACCCTTATTCCTGCATATGCGCTCCATTACTCGATCAGAAGATACAGATTCCTTGCAATGTCCCCGAAGAATACAATCAATGACATAATTGAAAATATGTCAGACGGTCTTCTGTTACTGGATGAAAATGGAAGAATAACAATGGCAAACCCGAGAGCATTGAATCTGTTAGGGTACAGTAAAGTGGAGATTATAAGCAGGCCTATTGAATCCATTCTTGCAGACGCGAATGCATCATCTATCTATTCAATTAAGGATGATAAAAATAAAAACATTATCCAGAATCTGGAAAAGGAGATTTTGACAAAGGACAATACAAAGTTATCTGTCCTGATCTCAGCCTCATTGATAAAGGACGATTGGGGAGAACTGCTGGGAATGACATTCATCTTCCATGATATAACAGAACGCAAAAAAATGGAAGAAATGCACCTGAAAGAAGTTCATCACAGGATCAAAAACAATCTTCAGGTCATAGCCAGCCTTCTGAATCTTCAGTCAAGAAACTTTGAAGATGAAACTATAAAAAGTGCTTTCAGAGACAGTCAGAACAGAGTTCGCTCAATGTCCCTTGCACATGAAAAACTATACAGGTCTCCTGATCTTGCAAGTATTGAAGTCTCAGATTACATAAAAAATCTTACAGACAACATTTTCCAGACATATTCTACAGGAAATAACAGGATAAAGCTGGATATCCAGGCAGATAAAGAATATCTCCAGATCGACAAAATAGTACCTGTTGGACTTATTTTAAACGAACTGATCACAAATTCTTTCAAGTATGCGTTCCCGGAAAATGAAGAGGGGATAATATCTATCAAATTTGTCATTAAAGGGAGCGAATATATTCTTGAGGTCAAAGACGATGGAATCGGGATGCCTGATAATTTTGATATTGATTCATCTTCATCCCTGGGTTTAAAAGTAGTGAATATGCTGGTACAGCAACTTGAAGGTACAATAGAATATAATATTTCCAGTGGAACCGGGTATATTATAAGCTTCCCCAATAACTGA